Proteins from one Oncorhynchus masou masou isolate Uvic2021 chromosome 12, UVic_Omas_1.1, whole genome shotgun sequence genomic window:
- the LOC135549123 gene encoding G-protein coupled receptor 12-like: protein MLGDDSLSAAAMSNQFKNTSSSTWDVQEGGNSTPPPSFQFEMEPVVISVNPWDIILCVTGTLMSCENAIVLALIIYTPTLKAPMFVLIGSLAFADLLAGLGLIVNFTITYIFDTGFVTLLSAGLLITAFSASVLNILAITVDRYLSLYNALTYHTERTVIFTIVTLVLIWVTSITLGALPIMGWNCLEDETTCSICAPIDKNHAAALAVTFLFVFALILQLYLQICKIAFRHAQQIAVQQKFMTTSHSSSPTTKGVSTLSIILGTFALCWIPFAMYSLVADIGYPPVYTYVTALPAICHSMINPIIYAFRNPDIQKSMRIACCCGCVSSNFSLRPRTPSDV, encoded by the exons ATGCTCGG tGATGATTCACTCTCTGCCGCAGCAATGAGTAACCAATTCAAAAACACCTCTTCCTCAACCTGGGATGTTCAAGAAGGAGGGAATTCCACACCACCTCCATCATTCCAGTTCGAGATGGAACCGGTGGTCATAAGCGTCAACCCCTGGGATATAATCCTGTGTGTCACGGGAACCCTAATGTCCTGCGAAAATGCAATTGTCCTTGCCTTAATTATTTACACGCCCACCCTGAAAGCGCCCATGTTTGTGTTGATAGGGAGCTTGGCTTTTGCGGACCTATTGGCCGGGCTTGGTTTGATAGTGAATTTCACCATCACCTACATTTTTGATACGGGATTCGTGACGCTGCTATCAGCTGGACTGCTCATCACTGCTTTTTCGGCCTCCGTTCTCAATATCCTGGCAATCACGGTGGATAGATACCTCTCCCTTTACAACGCACTGACTTACCACACGGAACGAACGGTGATTTTTACCATCGTCACACTGGTGCTCATTTGGGTGACTAGCATCACTCTTGGTGCGCTACCGATCATGGGATGGAACTGCCTTGAGGATGAGACGACTTGCAGCATTTGCGCCCCCATTGATAAAAATCACGCCGCTGCACTGGCGGTGacttttctttttgtttttgcaCTTATTTTGCAACTATACCTCCAGATTTGCAAGATTGCTTTTCGGCATGCGCAGCAAATCGCGGTGCAGCAGAAGTTCATGActacctcccactcctcctcccccaccactAAAGGGGTATCCACCCTCTCCATTATCCTTGGCACCTTTGCATTGTGCTGGATCCCTTTCGCCATGTACTCTCTGGTGGCTGACATCGGATATCCCCCTGTCTATACCTACGTCACCGCTCTGCCGGCCATTTGTCACTCTATGATAAACCCCATCATTTATGCTTTCAGAAATCCTGACATACAGAAATCTATGAGAATCGCTTGTTGTTGTGGATGTGTATCTTCCAACTTTTCTCTGCGACCAAGGACACCAAGTGATGTATAG